The stretch of DNA GATGTTTCCAATAGCAGGGATTCCCAGGTCAGAAATTTTATAATACTGGACTCTGGAGTAGCAACCATGCAAGAATAATACTGTAAAGTCCTTCATATCAACAGGAAGAAGATGAGTTTCTTGATAATTTAATGGTTCCCAAAATGTCTAGATCAATAGTGGTGATAATTCTCATGAACTTATTATTGCTTTCCACTCTTCAAGGCCATTATTGCAATTGAAATATACCATTGGAGATATCTTTCTTGCCTTTTGTTTGGGTTCGAAAAGATGTAAATCAGTGCATACATTTGGTTGTACTTGTTTGATTTGAATTCTCCTTCTAGGATGGAGAATAATAAAGGAATTTTTTTAAGATTCTTAATTTGGTATGgttttatatattgaaaagCCTACAAGAACAATATTACCATCTACCACCTAATAGCTTCAAAAAACAATCCTTGTCAAACCACACATCAATTTACTGATCTATAAGCCACATACAAAGTAACtcttaattttaagaaattgacATAAAtctaatgacaataataatactatagAACAACAAAATTTTGAGATAGTAGCGGGAAGCCCAAGGTTCGTCTCAGGTTTGGGACTTCGATTAGAGCAACAAGCATTGTGAGAACTCCCCACTCAATAACTTTGATAAATAATGAATCCAGCTATTTTTGAAGATTTGACTCACTTTAGCAATTTAACTTGATCAACCTGgtaaaataaatgtttggtcATTGTTAGATTAGCATATAACAGATAACCATCAATCtgctaaatttaaattttaaaaagctaCTTTAAGTAAAGTTTTGCAAtataagttttttaaaatttagcaaATTGATGGCTATACATTTATATACACCTATTGCATATGGATATGTCATCGTACTATGAACAaattaggggaaaaaaaaaatataaataatatcaaatatgtatattattttttatttaattttctaaaatgAAAGTTAGCAAATAAGGTTCCCAAAATACTCTTTCAGCACAAGCAAATGCATTGGAGATCACAATGTTAACCATTGTCATTATCCAAAGTGTGCTATAATTATCCCAAAACTTATAGCACATAAGCAAGCACTGAACCAGAAATGATTTCAAGTGCCATGCCACTTCAAACAACAGAAGACATTTTCGCACTCAGTAATTAAATATGATCATTTACCTATAAATCTGCAAAGAAATTGCTTGAACTACTTGTGCTTTGCCCTTTACTTGTGGTTTTAGTCTTCTTTCCTGCAAAGAGTGCAGCAGTATTTGAATTAGGAAGCAAGGGTAGCAAAAGTTAGGATTAACCGATTAACCAGCTACAATAGTTGGCTAGTATGGAGAAGATaggcaaaaaaataaataaataaataaataataaaaaatcctAAGGTGCGTGACATTCAGAGTTGGGAGCATTTTCCTTAATAATGCTGTAAGAGTGATGTCCGCCTATTCAACTATTCCAATTTGAGAACaccttaataattttaattacaagTATCCAACAACAACCGCAGTGGTCAGAAAATAAGATAATTCAGCTAAAATAATCAACTTGTGTATGtaaaacaattatatttacttttagtAACTGCCTAAATATGCCTTGAATGTgacataaatatgtaatataaataaGACCTTTGGATGATTTTGGAATACTATCATCAATCTCCATTTCATCACTATCACTATCACTATCTGCTTCAGCTGCCTGATTCGTGGCATCTCCAGAACTTGACAGTATTTCATCCAAATCCCACAGCTGTATACAAATGAGAATAGTGTGAGAGATAGGTAGGGAGAAGGAAATACAAATTCATTTGACAAGCATATAGAAATCACCAATAACATAAAAAAACAGAGACGCATGGACCTTCAATGTCTGATCATGTGATATGCTCCCAAGAAACTTTTTATCATAAGAGAAAGCTGCAATATTGAATAACAGAAGTTACAAATACTAATTTGGCTCAACCGCTCAAGTCCAAGTTATCAGAAAAATATTTGACCAAATGGAGACAAACAAATGCTAGTAGATGTCACTGACACAAATAAACACCTAACCAAGGTTAGAGACCAGTTCAATCTCAAAACTTAACATAGAATGTAAGATCTAAATGAGCTCATACCGAGACGCTCAACAGGATATTCTGAATGTTCGGCAATTGGCTGAATTactctgtttggtaatattcCCACCAAACTAAAGAGAAAATAAGAGGATAATAAATAACAGTTTAATATAGACATGTAGAACTGGCAATTCAAACATGTCAAACAGGCCGCACCTGATAAGTCCATTCTCAGATCCAGTGATTACTCtatcttcatcaagcttcacAATACGAACAATTGGAAATTATTGGATTTCGAATATAGAATCAGTTACTGATTACTCAGTAATTTGTTAAATCCGAATCCTTATTATAGACTACTAACGGAAAACACTCACTTTCAACAGTGCATCCACCGAGTTTGGTGACAAATCGACAAACCGATCACTGGAAAATAAAAGCCAGGAAAATTATAATGAGTTCAAACAAGTTCAACAATTAGATGAGACATCCAATATTTCCAGTCTAATTCACTTATTCTTCCTGAAGATGAAATACCTGCAATCCTTGAAGAAGCCCCAGGAGTACAATAACAGAGTTCCACCCTGAGTCCCACATATAACTTTTCTACCATTCTGATGAGAAAGAGAGTTGTATTATTAAATACGGGCAATTATTTAAACAGCCTGCTACTCTGACATGATTGGAATGTTAAAGccaaaaacaaaacatgaaataatataatcaacAAAAAGATATCTACCTTCATAATCACAACAGAAAGCAACTCATCTTCAGAAAACTCTGACTGAGTTTGAACCTAAGAggtaagatttaaaaaaaaatttaataataataataatattattataataaataaataaaattctcaTGCAAATTCAGAACTAAAACTCCATGTAAAAACCTTTTAAAGTCAGCAAAGGATGCATCATTATTCATGTCGTACACATCTTTAAATCTTTCGAATTGGATCATTACATATTTTACACACGATAGTAGGTGTTGTACTGGAGTTATTGATTAAAAGCATCTTTATCCAACCAAATATAATGTAAAAGCAATGACTCATTTAAATCATTAGAGATAGCATCATCTTATCAATGTAATTGGGGAATTAGCACCTGGGTACCCGATACCCACATATATGGATAAAAAGTGAAATGCAGAAATCCAATTATTACCTTATTGCTCCGTAAGTTGCAGACAGAGAGAGTCCCATCACCActgagatttaaaattattaaaataaataaataaataaaattaaaaaaaaaaaaaaaaggatcatCAAAGTCGAATAAAAACAACTATAGCGTtccaatttaaaaaatgaagatTTGCTGACTGAGAGACTTGAAGCTCAAGAACagacaaatatcacaaaaaagCACATGAAGACAATTATCTAGGGAAAAATAGCCAGTTGTTCTAGAACCATATGCAAAAAGTTGGAAAATTGTGatcatattatataataaataaagcaCATTTTACCCTCTCCCCTCTATCTGAACAGTGACCTCTCATTATAGCACTATAGTTGACCAAACAAACACAAtaagttaatataattaatcaaagaAGATTTTAAAATGATACATAAACTGCATCAGGTCCATAGGGGCATCTTATCAACTTTGTGGGAGTTGGCAACTAACCACCAGGCCCCGTAACAAAAGGAATGTGGCATTGTTTATTATTCATCCTTATATGGTAACCACTTTAGAAGAATTAACTGCGCCTGACCAGACCTATCATGACTATGCCTATCAATTGATTTATCTGTCACTACCTGTGGCACTGAAACTAAAGCCAAAGTTAATAAATAAGGTGTCCCCTAAAATCAGGTCAAAATATAATGCTAAATAACAGGTGCACTAGAAACCTTTAGAAATGTGTCATGACtgagaaagagagaaaaggaGCATTGGTCATTATTACCTTGTCGCAAGTAATTTCATGGAATCACGTGCGAAATTAATATCTGAAATGTATTCTTCATGGACATGAAAAGAATTGCAGCACGAATTTTGTCGAGTATCCCACACCTATATGATggtgaaattataaattataactaaAATTTCACTTTAACTTGATAAGTTAAAAACACTCAGCAACTGTAATCTTATGCTTCAAAGGTAGAAACAGAAGCAGAAAACAAGAAAGAGAGGTATGCAAATGAAAAGCACAAAGATAGTTTTGCTTATCCTAAGAGAACAAGGGGGATTACAAGCATACTGTATAGGAAAGGATACTAATAATAGACTAGACAAATAGGCAGTCAACATCCTTTGAGCATTATACTGCATTAAAGTTAAAAAAACAATTGCGCTgctaaaataatcaaataaattggATAAATGGGCACAGTTCAACAAAGACTCAACAAACTGTTAATACACAGCACTCACATgcaatcatatattcatatcatATCTTATAAGCTTCACTTGGCAGTCAACATCCTTCACACAGAACATTGCATTAAAGTTAGAGATGGATGTGCTgctaaaatatttaaatgaacTTGATAAATGAAGACAACTCAAAGAACACTCAACAAACTACTAACTCACAGCATTCACCTACCATCATATCtgataaccaaaaaaaaacacaatgtcTAGTTGTTctggattttaaaattttagttttctaATTGTTTCAATGTGAGTGTATTCAAAATTGACCTTTACACAACCCTCATCATCCCCAGAGGCAACGGTTGACTCCGTTAAATTGACAATTCGATTAACAGCAGCCCTGCATCCATAGGGAAAAACCAATATGAAAGCTCAAGTAAATACCATTATAACACTTATTCACTAGGCATCAGCTCTAAATTTCTATAACCCACCCATGACAATTCTCCACACGAGCAACTTCTGATCCAGTTTCAACATCAGTAGCAAGGATAGAACAATCTGGTGATCCCGTTATGATTGCTGAACacccatttttaaaaagtaaaaaaaaaaagaggcttaGTATTTATTATCACAATTGGCACGAAAACAAGGGGGGTAACAAGTAAAGTAGCATAATTACTCCGTCCATCATTGATGAATCTGACCGCTCTGCAGGATTCAGTATGTGCACGTACCGCGAACAGCCTATAATTCatataacaaaaaatcaaaatcctctcaaataagtaaaataaatccGCAAAAAGATATGATACAACTGTATAGTATATGCACGATACACGTTCTTTCATCGTACCTTTTAGGTTGAGAATCCGCGGTGTAACGATGTCTGCATTAAGTAATTCAGCGGATTAGTTTATCTCTTTTGCCTTCTCAGGAATCAATTTAGTAAAGAACTACTTACAGAAGAAGGTCACCAGTGATTAGACCAGTAGCGACAAGATGATCAGACGGATGAAAATCAAGGTCGAACGGGAGCTTTTCTAAATCTATCTCCACCGCAGCCATTGTTGTGCTCCGAGAGGTTTTGCTAGGGTTTTTGCAAATATTTACAATGGCTGATGGCCCGATGTTATGTTGCCGTGTCGTGTGCCCGTGTGTTCAGGATGACTATGCTTTGCAGTTTGCACATTGTATTTTAGTAACCAAAAAAAACCAtaagaaatatattttattttatactccgtaataattaatatactaaaattaattttaattaatatatatatatatatattgatataataataaaagaagggACAATctaattattgcatggaccaaaaataaaaagtacattatttttgtactgaagtcagtacaaaaataatgtactttttatttttggtccatacAATTGtgttgaccatggtccatgcaataatgattggaaagGACGGCCATACAAAAAAAGATTGAGAGTTAGTATGACACACAGGCCCAAAAGAACAAGGCATGCAGGCCATTGATGAAAAACAAGAACTACACGCAAATAGGCTGGTGAAATGAAGTGTCACCATAACCAATAGCAACCGAACACATCAGCATGTACCCTACCGGGGATTAGCTACTATTGACTAGCGTCAAGCCTGGTTAGACCAACAAATTTGATGAATTTTACTCAACCACTGTTCAAACTCGGACCAATGTGCAATTTCTTACCCAAACACCAACATTGAGGCTTGGCCTGTTCAAAGAGAAGCCCACAAGGGCCAAACCAATAAAGCACCCATATCATACTTATCTCATAAGggcaaaaggaaataaatagaAGCAtgcaaataattataataataataataaacatgcACAcctcaaataaataaacaaataaataaatgaaagtaATAAATAGGAGACACGAAAGAAAGGCAGGCTCCCACTGTAACTCCAATCCTACCCGAAACTCGAAAGAGGTTCAGCTACTATTGGTAAGCAACAAGCTTGATTAGGTCAACGGATTTGATGAATTCTGCTCGGTCACCATTCAGCCCGAACTAGATGCTTCTTGTACTGCTCACACTTGCGTTGTTGAGGCTAAACTTGACATAAAATCAAGCCATCATTGCATCCAAAACAAGCAACTAGCAATACTaactctttttctctttttttttttttctttttgtctatttccttttttattatttcttcttcttcttctttttgttttttgttttttctttttgtttttttttcttttattttttccatattAATCAAGCATATCTTTTTAAACAACTAAGGCTGCAACAGGCCAACAGCTAGCCAGAAAGTTAAGGTGGATCCTCCTTCTCAAAGAAAATCGAAGAGACATCATCAGTAGCAATCAACGCACGCACCTCCAAAGGTAGGTCAAACATACTACAATAAGGAATTTCGCCATATTTACCCCCTACTCAATCTGCCAAGACAACCACATGAAGATTACCTTGCGGCAAACACTGAAGAACAAAAACAAAGGCACATGAGCAAAGAAAACTAAGTCATGACACATCGGAATCCAAATACCAAGGATAGAAGCGAGGTATTTGCATAACCCTTAAACTTAGGCAAGACATACTCTAAGACCAAATATTTAAATCCCTAGGCTAAATACCATTCCTAACAACCAAACAAAATTCAGAAAAATTTTTGAAACGCATAAACTGCGGAAGCGGCAAAGGCATACAAAAAACCACCCCGGTTACGCACCAAGGCAGCAACCCTACCCACAAAACTCAAAGTATGAGAGATTAACCTTTAAATGCTCATCTGGTGGAGGATCCCATCTCACTGCACGAGCCACACATGAGGACACATGTGAATCAATGTAAGACAGTAAGATAGACGAATTGTGTATTTGATTTGCATGTTTCCACTTATACTGGTgcatttttacttgattttgtAATGACTTTTGAGCAACAAAACATCGAATTGACAAGATTATTTTTGTACGTAGGCATATCAACtcattcaaaaatttaaaaaattcggttaaccgaccaaTTAACGGAATAAAAGTTTGGTATGATTAACCAAACGATTAATTAAATGCACATCTTACATGTTACGTAtctgtaattatcatgttatatattttaaatttgtttatatgtacaaaattattaattacaagtataaaatgtattaactttaaaacacataattttaaaattaaattcacaaTGCAATCTAAACTGGCGTATGCTATAACAATGATGATGACAAATTGGCCTAAAACCCTGTTTCTCAAATTAAACACAGCGAGCAAAGCTGAAGCGAATGCCGAATGGTGTGAATTGGGACTTGAACGCGACAGTCTGTTTGGAGCCCAAGCCATAGATGATGATGACAGATCTGAATACGGATGAACAAGACGTCGAGCAATCCATGGAGGGCGTGCTGAGTTGCTCAGCAACAGAGACATGTGCGAACAGGAAGGAGAAGAGAAAAGCGGCAAAGAAGGACAAGAGGAAGCAGAAGAGGAGGGAGCTGGCGGAGAAGTTACGAATAGAAGAGGACGCTTGCCTCAATGATCCGGAGGAGCAGCGCAGGATTCAGCTGGAGGAGGAGGCGGAGAATCAGAggctagagagagaaaggaaggAATTCGAGGAGAGAGAGCGGCTATTTCTCGAGGAACTAGCTCGCAGAAAAGCTgcggaggaagaagaagagcgGATAAGAGCtattgaagaagaagagaggTTGAAACAAAACCAGGTTTGCACTCTTCGCCAATCACCATTCTATTCACAGTCCATTTCGTGCACCTATTGTGCTTATCGATCTatggaaaattagaaaatcaCCTATTAGTTTTGCCAAATTTTGCCTTGGAATAATGCAAAGAAATCAGGTTTCTGGTATGAGCAGAACACAAACTAGAAAGCAAGTTAGGAAAGAGCTTGCTTAGTCATACAGATAGACAGATAGACAGATAGTCATAATAGACAGATAGACAGATAGTGAAACAGATAGACAGATAGTCATACACATTGCATTTATGTCCTCCTTTTCTCTAAACTTATGCTCATTTGATGACTTTTTTACTGTTACTTCAAAAACCTTCAATAGGCTGCCTGTGAAAACGAAGAAAATGACGATGAAGAGTGGGAATATGTAGAAGATGGGCCTCCTGAAATCATATGGCAAGGAAACGAGATAATTGTCAAGAAAAACAGAGTTAGAGTGAAAAAGAAAGATGTGGAACATTTGGCAGTTAAAGAGGTAGCAATTACTATTTTACTTCCAGACATTTTGTCCATTGCTCTCTATGCGGCATATTGGACCTGTGAAATACTGATATGAGGCTATTGTGGGCTTATGTAGGATCCGCCTAGGCCAACTTCGAATCCTTTACCTCCACAATCTGAAGCTTTTGACGAAAACAATAATGCTTCCACACTTTCAGCACAAGGGTTGTTGGAAAATGTTGCTCAACAGACTCCAAATTTTGGGACAGAACAAGTAGGTTTTCCTTTCTACTGTATTAGTATGTCTTCCCCTGATAATACATCTATTCATGTAAATGATATTAAATCCTAAGCCTATCTCACCCTCATCCCAAtttattttcttcccctttctttCTAGCAGTTATGCCTCATCCCTTGGCTGATCTTATTTCAGGATAAAGCTCATTGTCCTTTCCACATCAAAACAGGAGCTTGTCGCTTTGGGTCACACTGCAGCCGGATTCACTTTTATCCTGACAAATCCTGCACATTACTTGTGAAAAACATGTACAATGGACCTGGCCTTGCCTGGGAGCAAGATGAGGGGCTTGAGGTCTGTTATGAAGTCTTCATGTGGCTCAAGTATCCTGATGCTTACTTTTCAAACTTTAGCATTTGTCAGATATAATACCTAAATGGAGTTTCTTCTTGATCAAAGGAACACTTTGCATGATTTCATGTTCTCTGTGCTTTAAATTTATCTTGGTGCTCATACTTTGGCTGGGTTATACTGGTCTTTTTGTTGTCCATTGAccattgtaatatatatttagcttTTGGCTTCACAAACTCAAAatgcatatataaaatttgacttCCACCTTCACTAATCACTATATAGTAACATTAATGTAATGGCTTTTGTGTAATGTTTGGTTCctgaataaaaatttttaattctaagAATCAagtataccttttttttttgtttattctttAACTTGATTAGAACAGAACTACTGCCCTGAAACAATGGAGGTACATGGTTCTCGCAATGGTTGGGTTGAAGACTAAAAAGTTCTGTATCCTACATGCAGCAATATTGAGTTAGAAGAATGCCATATATTTACACTGTTCAGTTATTTGTTTGTGTATGGTTTCTTGATTATTTCTTCTGTTTCTTTTGGGTCTGCTGCTTTCATTTACGCTTCGCATATGCTTATACGGACACTCTTGGCTACTTCTTTGCTCTCCAGTGCACAGATGAGGAGGTTGAACATAGTTATGAAGAATTTTATGAGGATGTGCATACAGAATTTTTGAAGTTTGGAGAGATAGTAAATTTCAAGGTATGATACTTATATCATGTGCtgcatatatgtgtatatacatatattagcTCATGATAATTAGTCATGTCTATGTTATAATCATGAATCAAGTTGCTTTGTCATGCTTGGGACCAGGGAAGCTTGCTAGCATGGCCTCACCACTTGTAAATCAGTAGATTCTGCTGTGCTAACATGCATTCAATTGCAACCTGGGTGTGTAACAAATGTGTACTTTTCATTTAGGTATGCAGAAACAGTTCATCCCATTTACGGGGAAATGTCTACGTGCACTATAAATCATTGGATTCCGCTGTGCTTGCTTATCAATCTATAAATGGTCGTTATTTTGCTGGCAAACAGGTAGATACCCTCCACTTATCTCAAGACTGATAATGCTCTATTTGTCACTGCTATACTTCATGGCAGGGGCATTGCTTCTGTAATTTCTGGCATTGAGAATTTCACACAATTTTGATTATTGGACTTGTTTGTGTACTCCTGGGAGTAGACAGTGTTAGTGTGCACGGTGCATACATCATATATAGTTTAACCGTATCAATAAGTTATTTGCTGTTTACAAGCAAGTATACAAAGCTAAGCATTGTTATTTTCTTCATTAGTAATTCATGGTTTGCTCTGTATAGATTACATGTGAATTTGTTAGCGTGACAAGATGGAAGGTTGCTATATGTGGGGAGTTTATGAAATCAAGGCTTAAGGTAAGCGTCAATTTCTGTactatatatttaatgaattgtTATATCCTGGTGTGGTGCATATTTTGATGGTTCTGCAAAGTCTTATCCCATTCTTTCTTTGCTCCCTGTTGACATACTATGCATTAACTTAAGGGTGTGTCTTGCCAGGCATGTTCTCGTGGAACATCATGCAATTTTATCCACTGTTTCAGAAACCCTGGTGGAGATTATGAATGGGCAGATTGGGATAAGCCACCCCCAAATTACTGGATTAAAAAGATGGCTGCATTGTTTGGCTATTCGGATGAGTCTGTCTATGACAGGCAATTTGAGCGAGAAGACTCTGAACATATCAGGTACTTCAGCAAAGATATATACAGTTGATGTAGGCAGGTCTGATGAATTTTATtctacatgtgtgtgtgtgtaccctggacgtatgtatgtatgttttttgCCTTTTAGCCATAAGGGTCTTTCTTATCTTGCTTCT from Ipomoea triloba cultivar NCNSP0323 chromosome 7, ASM357664v1 encodes:
- the LOC116025724 gene encoding WD repeat-containing protein 55 translates to MAAVEIDLEKLPFDLDFHPSDHLVATGLITGDLLLHRYTADSQPKRLFAVRAHTESCRAVRFINDGRTIITGSPDCSILATDVETGSEVARVENCHGAAVNRIVNLTESTVASGDDEGCVKVWDTRQNSCCNSFHVHEEYISDINFARDSMKLLATSGDGTLSVCNLRSNKVQTQSEFSEDELLSVVIMKNGRKVICGTQGGTLLLYSWGFFKDCSDRFVDLSPNSVDALLKLDEDRVITGSENGLISLVGILPNRVIQPIAEHSEYPVERLAFSYDKKFLGSISHDQTLKLWDLDEILSSSGDATNQAAEADSDSDSDEMEIDDSIPKSSKGKKTKTTSKGQSTSSSSNFFADL
- the LOC116025578 gene encoding zinc finger CCCH domain-containing protein 5-like, which codes for MMMTDLNTDEQDVEQSMEGVLSCSATETCANRKEKRKAAKKDKRKQKRRELAEKLRIEEDACLNDPEEQRRIQLEEEAENQRLERERKEFEERERLFLEELARRKAAEEEEERIRAIEEEERLKQNQAACENEENDDEEWEYVEDGPPEIIWQGNEIIVKKNRVRVKKKDVEHLAVKEDPPRPTSNPLPPQSEAFDENNNASTLSAQGLLENVAQQTPNFGTEQDKAHCPFHIKTGACRFGSHCSRIHFYPDKSCTLLVKNMYNGPGLAWEQDEGLECTDEEVEHSYEEFYEDVHTEFLKFGEIVNFKVCRNSSSHLRGNVYVHYKSLDSAVLAYQSINGRYFAGKQITCEFVSVTRWKVAICGEFMKSRLKACSRGTSCNFIHCFRNPGGDYEWADWDKPPPNYWIKKMAALFGYSDESVYDRQFEREDSEHIRHHSGRFQSRESRRSRSREDRSLKIHKERDVRRREQRKQPKGVDEKRCEEERNSRTNQRHKNSSYDDSESDRYWSAKNRDGLDHCDSDRKRSRHSMSERPESQDRRDDWKSRSSSTDSDSDSDLFGRKREGDAELGHTTKNTRLVKKAPEGLDDLAYSKSRAHSTNRNRESHHNARGRSSSKYQNTVSVSSDDPWDNKSKSPRRNANGDQIAGVKDSQRANSRKSSRCLNEVSLDNDDVQEYKRFDEDHSGYVGSISQSPRYHTATGEDINERGRWEPGKEITKDRDVESRKRKASDYSHKERKKKHKSHHSRSDKGDS